In Raphanus sativus cultivar WK10039 unplaced genomic scaffold, ASM80110v3 Scaffold3812, whole genome shotgun sequence, the following proteins share a genomic window:
- the LOC108842869 gene encoding actin-depolymerizing factor 9-like, with the protein MALKTASTNGMWMLEDCKRSFMEMKWKKVHRYIVFKIEEKSKKVAVDKVGAAGETYHDLAASLPEDDCRYAVFDFDYVTVDNCRMSKLFFITWSPEASRIREKMMYATSKSGLRRVLEGIHYELQATDPTEMGFDKIQDRTK; encoded by the exons ATGGCTTTGAAGACG GCTTCGACGAACGGGATGTGGATGTTGGAAGACTGCAAGAGATCGTTCATGGAGATGAAGTGGAAGAAAGTGCACAGATACATCGTTTTCAAGATCGAGGAGAAATCCAAGAAAGTCGCCGTGGACAAGGTCGGTGCAGCCGGCGAGACCTATCATGATCTCGCCGCTTCCTTGCCGGAGGACGACTGTCGCTACGCCGTGTTTGATTTCGACTACGTCACCGTCGATAACTGCCGCATGAGCAAGCTCTTCTTCATCACCTG GTCGCCGGAGGCGTCGAGGATAAGGGAGAAGATGATGTACGCGACGTCTAAGAGCGGACTGAGAAGAGTGTTGGAAGGCATCCACTACGAGCTTCAAGCCACCGACCCAACCGAGATGGGATTCGACAAAATCCAAGACCGgaccaaataa